A genomic stretch from Hydrogenimonas urashimensis includes:
- a CDS encoding ferredoxin-thioredoxin reductase catalytic domain-containing protein, which produces MQQIDINSDEFQAELEKTWKFVEKVNNQFGFVQNPDAEINEGVAMGLARNRMIYGKRYCPCFMVIGETPEERKAADNRICPCKPALEKEIPEQGHCHCGIFCTPEYAARHAKEEAIEEAVHLHSRGLSKEEAQLLVEKEQLDGDELEALLEARELGMVSFELIDVREPMEFQMGHIKGTDKLWPTSRFYDWFEKIQNKKEDRMILYCHTGSRSYQVQHVMKAQGFKHIGNLTYGIIAFNGEIER; this is translated from the coding sequence ATGCAGCAGATCGATATCAATTCGGACGAATTCCAGGCGGAATTGGAAAAGACCTGGAAATTCGTCGAAAAAGTCAACAATCAGTTCGGTTTCGTCCAAAATCCCGACGCGGAGATCAACGAAGGGGTCGCCATGGGACTGGCCCGCAATAGAATGATCTACGGCAAACGCTACTGCCCCTGCTTCATGGTCATCGGTGAAACACCCGAGGAGCGCAAAGCGGCCGACAACCGCATCTGCCCCTGCAAACCGGCACTGGAGAAAGAGATTCCCGAACAGGGCCACTGTCACTGCGGCATCTTCTGCACCCCCGAATATGCCGCCAGGCACGCCAAAGAGGAGGCGATCGAAGAGGCGGTTCACCTCCACTCCCGCGGCCTGAGCAAAGAGGAAGCGCAGCTGCTGGTCGAAAAGGAACAGCTCGACGGCGACGAACTCGAAGCATTGTTGGAGGCCAGAGAGCTGGGCATGGTCTCTTTCGAACTGATCGATGTAAGGGAGCCGATGGAGTTTCAGATGGGACACATCAAGGGTACCGACAAGCTTTGGCCGACCTCCCGGTTCTACGACTGGTTCGAAAAGATTCAGAACAAGAAAGAGGACCGCATGATCCTCTACTGCCACACCGGAAGCCGGAGCTACCAGGTCCAGCATGTCATGAAAGCACAGGGGTTCAAACATATCGGCAACCTGACCTACGGCATCATCGCCTTCAACGGGGAGATAGAGCGCTAA
- a CDS encoding dUTP diphosphatase encodes MKKLEEMFRLQQRLNDETNGVKWREGVTKHGKIINWKRCIVMETAELIDSFSWKHWKNIAGGIDFENIKIEMVDIWHFVMSYILRFHVPQEAAKLAYATMKVSAVKLPTSWSEADNARIETLLEPFEDLMALALIKTDDVAYREELLEQFWECVDAVGLGFDELYRLYIGKNALNQFRQMHGYKEGTYLKVWNGREDNVVMQEILAERPDITYDGLMDALEAAYATVSGKE; translated from the coding sequence GTGAAAAAACTCGAAGAGATGTTCCGTCTGCAGCAGCGGCTCAACGACGAGACCAACGGAGTGAAGTGGCGTGAGGGGGTGACGAAGCACGGAAAGATCATCAACTGGAAACGCTGCATTGTCATGGAGACGGCGGAACTGATCGACAGTTTCAGTTGGAAACACTGGAAAAATATCGCCGGAGGTATCGATTTTGAGAACATCAAAATCGAGATGGTCGATATCTGGCATTTTGTCATGAGTTACATTCTTCGGTTTCATGTGCCCCAAGAGGCGGCGAAACTGGCGTATGCGACGATGAAGGTGAGTGCCGTCAAACTCCCGACCTCCTGGAGCGAAGCGGACAATGCCAGAATCGAGACGCTGCTTGAACCCTTCGAGGACCTGATGGCGCTTGCACTGATCAAAACCGACGACGTAGCCTACAGGGAAGAGCTGCTGGAGCAGTTCTGGGAGTGTGTCGATGCCGTCGGGCTCGGTTTCGACGAACTTTACCGGCTCTATATCGGCAAGAATGCGCTCAACCAGTTTCGGCAGATGCACGGATACAAAGAGGGCACCTACCTCAAGGTCTGGAACGGCAGGGAAGACAATGTAGTGATGCAGGAGATTCTGGCGGAACGCCCCGACATCACCTACGACGGACTGATGGACGCGCTCGAGGCCGCGTATGCCACGGTGAGCGGTAAAGAGTGA
- the alaS gene encoding alanine--tRNA ligase has product MDIRQAFLDYFASKGHTIYESAPLVPDDPTLLFTNAGMVPFKNIFTGEVPAPNPPRGTSCQTCIRAGGKHNDLENVGHTARHHTFFEMLGNFSFGDYFKEEAIAYAWEFVTGILELPVEKLWVTVHESDDEAAQIWAKHIAPERILRMGDKDNFWQMGDTGPCGPCSEIFYDQGAEHFNGPEDYLGGDGDRFLEIWNLVFMQYERDKAGNLTPLPKPSIDTGMGLERVVAVKEGKFSNYDTELFMPIIRGVEELVGRPYVYEKGASYRVIADHLRSTTFLLAQGVNFSNEGRGYVLRRILRRAVRHGYMLGLREPFMFGLVDVLVDIMGGHYTYLVEKKETVKQMMQLEEERFFATIAAGIELFEKELAHTDKLFSGAVAFKLYDTYGFPLDLTQDMLREKGLEVDIGEFERLMQAQRERAKAAWKGSGDAKVEGDFKALLEACGKNLFVGYDNLTAESKVLALLNESFARVKCLEPGQKGWVMLDITPFYAESGGQAGDVGVLRETLSGETLARVVDTKRFFEMNLSEIEAVEKMCENDLVEAAVDTARHEIAKHHSATHLLHSALREILGSHVAQAGSLVESDRLRFDFSHPGAMTSEEIAAVEAWVNDKIERGIAGEVEEMDIESAKAKGAMALFGEKYGKKVRVVSFGEKSIELCGGTHVHNTAEIGMFLITKESGVSAGVRRIEAVCGHAAYERVKKMRETLAHIATELKAKDPLQGIEKLQQQVKELKQSLKEAQKSRKSDLKIGKIGDVTVVVDEVEGGDIKTMIDDLKNGHDKVAVMLFQKRGEKVLIAAGQKNTPVKAGAWVKEIAPILGGGGGGRDDFAQAGGKKPEAIEEAKAAAMTYLEKTIGQ; this is encoded by the coding sequence ATGGATATTCGACAGGCTTTTTTGGACTACTTCGCCTCCAAAGGGCATACTATCTACGAAAGCGCGCCGCTGGTTCCCGACGATCCCACGCTGCTTTTCACCAACGCGGGAATGGTTCCTTTCAAAAACATTTTCACCGGGGAGGTTCCCGCGCCGAACCCACCCAGAGGCACGAGCTGCCAGACCTGTATCCGTGCGGGGGGAAAGCACAACGACCTGGAAAATGTGGGGCATACGGCACGCCACCACACCTTTTTCGAAATGCTGGGCAACTTCAGCTTCGGTGACTATTTCAAGGAGGAAGCCATCGCCTACGCGTGGGAGTTCGTAACAGGTATACTGGAACTGCCGGTCGAGAAGCTCTGGGTTACCGTCCACGAAAGCGACGACGAAGCGGCACAAATCTGGGCGAAACATATCGCCCCCGAGCGCATTCTGCGCATGGGAGACAAGGACAATTTCTGGCAGATGGGCGACACCGGTCCGTGCGGTCCCTGCAGCGAAATCTTCTATGACCAGGGGGCGGAGCATTTCAACGGGCCCGAAGACTATCTGGGCGGCGACGGGGACCGCTTTTTGGAAATCTGGAATCTCGTTTTCATGCAGTACGAGCGTGACAAGGCGGGAAACCTGACACCGCTTCCGAAACCTTCCATCGACACCGGCATGGGACTGGAGCGGGTCGTGGCGGTCAAGGAGGGGAAGTTCAGCAACTACGATACCGAGCTTTTCATGCCGATCATCCGGGGTGTCGAAGAGCTGGTAGGCCGGCCCTACGTCTATGAAAAAGGGGCAAGCTACCGCGTCATCGCCGATCATCTGCGCTCGACAACGTTCCTGCTGGCCCAGGGGGTCAACTTCTCCAACGAGGGACGGGGCTACGTGCTGCGCCGCATTCTGCGCCGCGCCGTACGCCACGGCTACATGCTGGGTCTTCGTGAGCCCTTCATGTTCGGACTGGTCGATGTTCTTGTTGATATCATGGGCGGCCACTACACCTACCTCGTCGAGAAGAAAGAGACGGTCAAGCAGATGATGCAGCTCGAAGAGGAGCGCTTCTTCGCGACGATCGCCGCTGGCATCGAACTCTTTGAAAAAGAGCTCGCCCATACCGACAAGCTCTTCAGCGGCGCCGTGGCCTTCAAGCTCTACGATACCTACGGTTTTCCGCTCGATTTGACACAGGATATGCTCAGAGAAAAGGGGCTCGAGGTCGACATCGGCGAATTCGAGCGGTTGATGCAGGCGCAGCGGGAGCGGGCCAAAGCGGCGTGGAAAGGCAGTGGGGACGCGAAAGTGGAGGGAGATTTCAAAGCGCTTCTGGAAGCGTGCGGCAAAAATCTTTTCGTCGGCTACGACAATCTCACGGCCGAGAGCAAGGTGCTGGCGCTTTTGAACGAGAGTTTCGCCCGTGTCAAATGCCTGGAACCCGGACAGAAAGGATGGGTGATGCTCGACATCACCCCCTTCTACGCCGAAAGCGGCGGCCAGGCGGGCGACGTGGGCGTACTGCGCGAGACACTAAGCGGCGAAACGCTCGCTAGGGTGGTCGATACGAAGAGGTTTTTCGAGATGAATCTTTCGGAAATCGAAGCGGTCGAAAAGATGTGCGAAAACGATCTCGTCGAAGCGGCCGTCGATACGGCACGCCACGAGATCGCCAAGCACCACAGCGCCACCCACCTGCTGCACAGCGCCCTTAGAGAGATTCTGGGCAGCCACGTGGCACAGGCAGGTTCTCTGGTCGAATCGGACCGGCTCCGCTTCGATTTCAGCCATCCCGGGGCGATGACGTCCGAGGAGATCGCCGCGGTCGAAGCGTGGGTCAACGACAAGATCGAGCGCGGTATCGCCGGTGAAGTGGAGGAGATGGACATCGAATCGGCGAAAGCGAAAGGGGCGATGGCACTCTTTGGTGAAAAGTACGGCAAGAAGGTGCGAGTCGTCAGCTTCGGAGAGAAAAGTATCGAGCTGTGCGGCGGTACCCACGTTCACAACACAGCGGAGATCGGGATGTTCCTGATTACCAAAGAGAGCGGTGTCAGCGCCGGGGTACGCCGCATCGAAGCGGTCTGTGGGCATGCGGCCTACGAGAGGGTCAAAAAAATGCGCGAGACGCTGGCGCACATCGCCACGGAACTCAAGGCCAAGGACCCTCTGCAGGGAATCGAAAAACTCCAGCAGCAGGTCAAAGAGCTCAAACAGTCGCTCAAAGAGGCGCAAAAGAGCAGAAAAAGTGATCTAAAAATTGGAAAGATCGGCGATGTCACCGTCGTCGTCGACGAGGTGGAGGGTGGTGACATCAAGACGATGATCGACGATCTGAAAAATGGCCACGACAAAGTGGCGGTGATGCTCTTCCAGAAAAGAGGGGAGAAAGTGCTTATCGCGGCGGGTCAGAAAAACACTCCTGTGAAGGCGGGAGCGTGGGTCAAAGAGATCGCACCGATTCTTGGCGGTGGCGGAGGCGGGCGCGACGACTTCGCCCAGGCTGGCGGCAAAAAACCTGAAGCGATCGAAGAAGCCAAAGCGGCGGCGATGACGTATCTGGAAAAGACAATTGGGCAGTAG
- a CDS encoding acyl-CoA thioesterase, translating to MAASPLFGHRFTVPEKAIDFNGHVGNVNYLQWMVEAAAAHSESVGWDFERCIKETGGTWVAKSHHIEYHRPAFAGEKLQIETWLDSIEKIKAVRRYRITRISDGTLLCEGRSEWIFVHAETMRPARIPEAVVRAFRQEGEKRT from the coding sequence ATGGCTGCCTCTCCCCTCTTTGGCCACCGCTTCACCGTCCCCGAAAAGGCGATCGACTTCAACGGGCACGTCGGCAATGTCAACTACCTGCAATGGATGGTCGAAGCGGCCGCCGCCCACTCCGAATCGGTGGGCTGGGATTTTGAACGCTGTATAAAGGAGACGGGCGGCACGTGGGTCGCCAAATCCCATCATATCGAATATCACCGACCCGCATTCGCCGGCGAGAAGCTGCAGATAGAGACCTGGCTCGATTCGATCGAAAAGATCAAAGCGGTGCGCCGCTATCGTATCACGAGGATCTCCGACGGCACGCTCCTGTGCGAAGGCAGAAGCGAATGGATCTTCGTCCACGCCGAAACGATGCGGCCGGCGCGTATTCCCGAAGCCGTCGTCCGGGCCTTCCGCCAAGAGGGAGAAAAGAGAACATGA
- a CDS encoding UDP-N-acetylglucosamine--N-acetylmuramyl-(pentapeptide) pyrophosphoryl-undecaprenol N-acetylglucosamine transferase — MIGSEKKVGESSLRSMPGTRHAILLTGGGTGGHLAIVRAVKEALLAQGVRPFYIGSESGQDREWFDADGDFADKLFLPTRGVVNRRGFGKAAALGQVLKSSVAARRYLKEHGISAVLSVGGFSAAPASFAALASGVPLFIHEQNAVPGRLNRLFRPFCRAYFSSYDGERIDYPVREVFFQKARTRATIRTVVFLGGSQGASAINDFALKAASGLKDRGIAIIHQTGRRDFERVKQGYARVGIDADVFPFDKALHEKIARADFAVSRAGASTLWELVANRIPTLFVPYPHAAGDHQYFNAKFLCEKGAAWVKRESELVVDDLLNIDAEAVEAASRRLEGLIGPGGAEAIANALLQGVL, encoded by the coding sequence ATGATCGGGAGTGAAAAAAAGGTGGGCGAATCCTCTTTGCGTTCAATGCCAGGCACCCGACATGCTATCCTTCTGACCGGCGGCGGGACCGGGGGGCACCTGGCCATCGTCCGTGCCGTCAAAGAGGCGCTGCTGGCCCAGGGTGTCCGCCCTTTCTACATCGGCAGCGAAAGCGGACAGGACAGGGAGTGGTTCGACGCCGACGGGGATTTTGCCGACAAACTCTTTCTGCCCACGCGGGGTGTGGTGAACCGGCGGGGCTTTGGCAAGGCGGCCGCTTTGGGGCAGGTGCTCAAAAGCAGTGTCGCCGCCCGCCGCTATCTGAAAGAGCACGGCATATCGGCGGTTCTGAGTGTCGGAGGCTTCTCGGCCGCTCCCGCCTCTTTCGCCGCTCTGGCATCGGGCGTGCCCCTCTTTATCCACGAGCAAAACGCCGTGCCGGGACGTCTCAACCGGCTCTTCCGCCCTTTCTGCCGAGCCTATTTCTCTTCCTATGATGGGGAGCGCATCGATTATCCGGTCAGAGAGGTCTTTTTCCAAAAAGCGAGAACCCGAGCAACCATCCGCACCGTTGTTTTCCTTGGCGGCAGTCAGGGGGCGTCGGCGATCAACGATTTCGCCCTCAAAGCCGCTTCCGGATTGAAAGATCGCGGCATCGCAATCATCCATCAGACCGGCAGAAGAGATTTCGAACGGGTCAAGCAGGGATACGCGAGAGTGGGAATCGACGCGGATGTTTTTCCTTTCGACAAAGCATTGCACGAAAAGATCGCTCGTGCCGATTTCGCCGTCAGCCGTGCCGGTGCCAGCACCCTCTGGGAGCTGGTCGCCAACCGCATTCCCACCCTTTTCGTTCCCTATCCCCATGCCGCCGGAGACCACCAGTATTTCAACGCGAAATTCCTGTGCGAGAAGGGGGCCGCGTGGGTGAAACGGGAATCGGAGCTGGTGGTGGATGATCTTTTGAACATCGATGCCGAGGCGGTCGAAGCGGCCAGCCGCCGGCTGGAGGGATTGATAGGACCGGGAGGTGCCGAGGCGATCGCCAATGCCCTTTTGCAGGGGGTACTTTAA
- a CDS encoding DUF883 family protein, which yields MTQKNTQSETTGADVEALKKEIETLKKDLLRLTETVGKVGEAKLRESLDGVKERIASEIPPEQLEKFDALKDQGEEAIEAIRRQQKEHPVGTLLVAAGVGFLLGKILGGKN from the coding sequence ATGACACAAAAAAATACGCAGTCCGAAACGACGGGAGCCGATGTGGAGGCACTCAAAAAGGAGATCGAGACACTGAAAAAAGATCTTCTCAGGCTCACCGAAACGGTAGGGAAGGTCGGCGAGGCGAAACTCAGGGAGTCTCTCGATGGCGTGAAGGAGCGGATCGCTTCGGAAATACCGCCGGAGCAGCTGGAGAAATTCGACGCCCTGAAAGATCAGGGAGAGGAAGCGATCGAAGCGATCAGGCGGCAGCAGAAGGAGCATCCGGTCGGTACACTGCTGGTGGCGGCGGGTGTCGGTTTTCTTCTCGGGAAAATCCTGGGAGGGAAAAACTGA
- a CDS encoding DUF2238 domain-containing protein, translating to MKHSAPAHYFPHLLLGGYIILFLLCAIDPLDKAVWIAENLTVLLVVVPLVLTYPKFRFSNTAYALMSVWVYMHTVGGHYTFAKVPFDLVNDLFGWERNNYDRIAHFSVGFYAYAIAELIDRKRLVANRIMLFLFPVFSIVTIAALYEIVEWIAAVSLNPQAGADYVGAQGDVWDAQKDMLCDTLGAVFATSIYLLTQRQSLTQRR from the coding sequence ATGAAACATTCCGCTCCTGCACACTATTTTCCCCATCTTCTTCTGGGCGGCTACATCATTCTTTTCCTCCTCTGCGCCATCGATCCCCTCGACAAAGCCGTCTGGATCGCGGAAAACCTGACCGTTCTGCTGGTCGTGGTGCCACTGGTACTCACCTACCCGAAATTCCGCTTTTCCAACACCGCCTACGCCCTGATGAGCGTCTGGGTCTACATGCACACGGTCGGCGGACACTACACTTTCGCGAAGGTCCCTTTCGACCTCGTCAACGACCTTTTCGGATGGGAACGCAACAACTACGACCGCATCGCCCACTTCTCGGTCGGCTTCTACGCCTACGCCATCGCCGAACTGATCGACAGAAAACGGCTCGTTGCAAACCGCATCATGCTCTTTCTCTTTCCCGTCTTCTCCATCGTCACGATCGCGGCGCTTTACGAGATCGTCGAGTGGATCGCCGCCGTCTCCCTCAATCCTCAGGCGGGGGCCGACTACGTAGGGGCACAGGGGGATGTCTGGGATGCCCAGAAGGATATGCTATGCGACACGCTGGGCGCCGTGTTCGCTACTTCGATCTATCTACTGACACAGAGGCAATCCCTGACCCAACGGCGTTAA